From Myotis daubentonii chromosome 15, mMyoDau2.1, whole genome shotgun sequence, one genomic window encodes:
- the PLEKHA4 gene encoding pleckstrin homology domain-containing family A member 4 isoform X2 encodes MEEGRPRSSLSLASSASTISSLSSLSTKDSSGLRLWKRRWFVLSGHCLFYYKDSREESVLGSVLLPSYSVRPDGPGAPRGRRFTFTAEHPGMRTYVLAADTLEDLRGWIRALGRASRAEGDDGGRPRSPTRPQPGEGPGGPGGPPEANTGDEGPSLESPQGARLSRERGRPGLLTPTSHADLQSGPGMQRTRSPDLFTPLSRPPSPLSLPRPRSAPARRPPPSSSGDTPLPARPHTPLSRIDVRPPAEWGPQRQALARPPTPRRGPSSEPGGGRRPRSPQPWHQEARTQAPSGSSTYIQLPPRSPGTRASMVLLPGPPLDSSFHQSLETDTLLTKLCGQDRLLKRLQEEIDQRQEEKEQLEAALELTRQQLGQAAREAAAPPRAWGRQRLLQDRLVSVRATLCHLTQERERVWDTYSGLEQELGTLREALEYLLHLGSPQDRTSAQQQLWMMEDTLAGLGGPQKPPQSTEPDSPSPALQGEESSERESLPESLELSSPQSPEADWGRPPGGHRGPASPRSGVGSPGISQASSPEGRCPPSPQPGAKPPQARPRMSAQEQLERIRRNQECGRPLPRPASPRLLTLGRTLSPARCQPEVEQRPGLGHAGAQKWLRSSGSWSSSRNTTPYIPMSEGHRERVLSLSQALATEASQWHRMMTGGNLDSGGEPLPPVPPPPSNPKPPLPSPPRSPPVANARSPGFSRRGSGRGAGPASWAPTWDSGTGPPALTQDEGAWPLRVTLLQSSF; translated from the exons ATGGAGGAGGGCCGGCCTCGGAGcagcctcagcctggccagcagcgCCTCTACCATCTCCTCGCTCAGCAGCCTGAGCACCAAG gaCAGCTCCGGGCTCCGGCTCTGGAAACGCCGCTGGTTCGTTCTCTCTGGCCATTGCCTCTTCTACTACAAGG ACAGCCGCGAGGAGAGCGTCCTGGGCAGCGTTCTGCTCCCCAGCTACAGCGTCCGGCCCGATGGGCCCGGAGCTCCCCGGGGCCGGCGCTTCACCTTCACC GCGGAGCATCCTGGCATGAGGACCTACGTCCTGGCGGCGGACACGCTGGAGGACCTGCGCGGATGGATACGCGCGCTGGGCAGGGCCTCCCGCGCGGAGGGAGATGATGG TGGGCGACCCAGGTCACCCACACGCCCCCAGCCTGGGGAGGGCCCTGGCGGCCCCGGCGGCCCTCCGGAGGCGAACACGGGGGACGAGGGGCCCAGCTTAGAATCGCCGCAAGGCGCTCGGCTTTCCAGAGAGCGTGGCCGCCCCGGGCTGCTCACTCCCACTTCCCACGCCGACCTCCAATCTGGGCCCGGGATGCAGAGGACGAGGAGCCCCGA ccTGTTCACACCCCTCTCTCGCCCGCCCTCCCCGCTGAGCCTCCCCCGGCCCCGGTCGGCCCCTGCccgcaggccccctccctcctcctcggGGGACACCCCACTCCCTGCCAGACCCCATACCCCACTGAGTCGCATCGACGTGCGCCCTCCCGCGGAATGGGGCCCCCAGCGCCAGGCCCTTGCCCGGCCTCCCACTCCCCGCCGAGGACCGTCCTCCGAGCCGGGGGGAGGAAGGCGCCCCCggagcccccagccctggcatcaGGAGGCCAGGACGCAG GCCCCCTCTGGCTCCTCCACTTATATCCAGCTGCCCCCAAGATCTCCTGGGACTCGGGCTTCCATGGTTTTATTG ccGGGCCCTCCCCTGGACTCATCCTTCCACCAAAGCTTGGAGACAGAT ACCCTGCTGACCAAGTTGTGTGGGCAGGACCGGCTCCTGAAGAGGCTGCAGGAGGAGATAGACCAGAGACAGGAGGAGAAG GAGCAGCTAGAAGCAGCCCTGGAGCTGACCAGGCAGCAGCTGGGCCAAGCAGCCAGGGAGGCTGCGGCTCCCCCGCGGGCCTGGGGGCGCCAGCGCCTCCTGCAGGACAGACTGGTCAGTGTGAGGGCCACTCTTTGTCACCTGACTCAG GAGCGAGAGCGGGTTTGGGACACGTACAGCGgcctggagcaggagctgggcaCCTTGAGAGAGGCCCTGGAGTACCTGCTGCACCTCGGGTCCCCCCAG GACAGAACGTCTGCTCAGCAGCAGCTGTGGATGATGGAAGACACCCTGGCAGGTCTGGGGGGGCCCCAGAAACCACCCCAAAGCACTGAGCCTGACTCCCCATCTCCTGCACTCCAAGGCGAGGAGTCTTCAGAGAGAGAG AGTCTGCCTGAGTCCTTGGAACTGAGCTCACCCCAGTCCCCAGAGGCCGACTGGGGGCGGCCCCCCGGGGGGCACAGAGGCCCTGCCAGCCCTCGCTCAG GTGTTGGATCTCCCGGGAtctcccaggcttccagccccGAGGGtcgctgccctccctccccacagccaggagCCAAG CCCCCCCAGGCCCGGCCCCGGATGAGTGCTCAGGAGCAGCTGGAGAGGATCCGGAGGAACCAGGAGTGCGGACGGCCTCTCCCTCGCCCCGCTTCTCCGCGGCTCCTCACTCTGGGGAGGACCCTGTCCCCCGCACGATGCCAGCCTGAGGTGGAGCAAAgg cctGGCCTGGGACACGCCGGAGCCCAGAAATGGCTCAGAAGCTCCGGGTCCTGGAGCAG TTCGAGGAACACCACCCCTTATATTCCCATGTCCGAAGGTCATCGGGAGCGAGTCCTCAGCCTCTCTCAAGCTCTGGCCACCGAGGCCTCGCAGTGGCACCGAATGAtgacag GTGGAAACTTGGACTCCGGAGGCGAACCTCTTCCCCCGGTGCCGCCGCCTCCGTCAAACCCCAAGCCCCCGCTGCCCTCGCCCCCACGATCTCCTCCGGTGGCCAATGCCCGCTCCCCCGGGTTCTCCCGCCGGGGCAGCGGGCGTGGCGCCGGCCCCGCCTCCTGGGCGCCCACGTGGGACTCGGGGACGGGCCCTCCCGCCCTGACCCAGGACGAGGGGGCGTGGCCTCTGCGCGTCACTCTGCTGCAGTCCAGCTTCTGA
- the PLEKHA4 gene encoding pleckstrin homology domain-containing family A member 4 isoform X3, producing the protein MEEGRPRSSLSLASSASTISSLSSLSTKKPTRAVSKVHAFGKRGNALRRDPNLPVHIRGWLHKQDSSGLRLWKRRWFVLSGHCLFYYKDSREESVLGSVLLPSYSVRPDGPGAPRGRRFTFTAEHPGMRTYVLAADTLEDLRGWIRALGRASRAEGDDGGRPRSPTRPQPGEGPGGPGGPPEANTGDEGPSLESPQGARLSRERGRPGLLTPTSHADLQSGPGMQRTRSPDLFTPLSRPPSPLSLPRPRSAPARRPPPSSSGDTPLPARPHTPLSRIDVRPPAEWGPQRQALARPPTPRRGPSSEPGGGRRPRSPQPWHQEARTQAPSGSSTYIQLPPRSPGTRASMVLLPGPPLDSSFHQSLETDTLLTKLCGQDRLLKRLQEEIDQRQEEKEQLEAALELTRQQLGQAAREAAAPPRAWGRQRLLQDRLVSVRATLCHLTQERERVWDTYSGLEQELGTLREALEYLLHLGSPQDRTSAQQQLWMMEDTLAGLGGPQKPPQSTEPDSPSPALQGEESSERESLPESLELSSPQSPEADWGRPPGGHRGPASPRSGVGSPGISQASSPEGRCPPSPQPGAKPGLGHAGAQKWLRSSGSWSSSRNTTPYIPMSEGHRERVLSLSQALATEASQWHRMMTGGNLDSGGEPLPPVPPPPSNPKPPLPSPPRSPPVANARSPGFSRRGSGRGAGPASWAPTWDSGTGPPALTQDEGAWPLRVTLLQSSF; encoded by the exons ATGGAGGAGGGCCGGCCTCGGAGcagcctcagcctggccagcagcgCCTCTACCATCTCCTCGCTCAGCAGCCTGAGCACCAAG AAGCCCACCCGGGCAGTAAGCAAGGTGCACGCGTTCGGGAAGAGAGGCAATGCGCTCAGAAGGGACCCCAACCTCCCGGTGCACATCCGAGGCTGGCTGCATAAGCAG gaCAGCTCCGGGCTCCGGCTCTGGAAACGCCGCTGGTTCGTTCTCTCTGGCCATTGCCTCTTCTACTACAAGG ACAGCCGCGAGGAGAGCGTCCTGGGCAGCGTTCTGCTCCCCAGCTACAGCGTCCGGCCCGATGGGCCCGGAGCTCCCCGGGGCCGGCGCTTCACCTTCACC GCGGAGCATCCTGGCATGAGGACCTACGTCCTGGCGGCGGACACGCTGGAGGACCTGCGCGGATGGATACGCGCGCTGGGCAGGGCCTCCCGCGCGGAGGGAGATGATGG TGGGCGACCCAGGTCACCCACACGCCCCCAGCCTGGGGAGGGCCCTGGCGGCCCCGGCGGCCCTCCGGAGGCGAACACGGGGGACGAGGGGCCCAGCTTAGAATCGCCGCAAGGCGCTCGGCTTTCCAGAGAGCGTGGCCGCCCCGGGCTGCTCACTCCCACTTCCCACGCCGACCTCCAATCTGGGCCCGGGATGCAGAGGACGAGGAGCCCCGA ccTGTTCACACCCCTCTCTCGCCCGCCCTCCCCGCTGAGCCTCCCCCGGCCCCGGTCGGCCCCTGCccgcaggccccctccctcctcctcggGGGACACCCCACTCCCTGCCAGACCCCATACCCCACTGAGTCGCATCGACGTGCGCCCTCCCGCGGAATGGGGCCCCCAGCGCCAGGCCCTTGCCCGGCCTCCCACTCCCCGCCGAGGACCGTCCTCCGAGCCGGGGGGAGGAAGGCGCCCCCggagcccccagccctggcatcaGGAGGCCAGGACGCAG GCCCCCTCTGGCTCCTCCACTTATATCCAGCTGCCCCCAAGATCTCCTGGGACTCGGGCTTCCATGGTTTTATTG ccGGGCCCTCCCCTGGACTCATCCTTCCACCAAAGCTTGGAGACAGAT ACCCTGCTGACCAAGTTGTGTGGGCAGGACCGGCTCCTGAAGAGGCTGCAGGAGGAGATAGACCAGAGACAGGAGGAGAAG GAGCAGCTAGAAGCAGCCCTGGAGCTGACCAGGCAGCAGCTGGGCCAAGCAGCCAGGGAGGCTGCGGCTCCCCCGCGGGCCTGGGGGCGCCAGCGCCTCCTGCAGGACAGACTGGTCAGTGTGAGGGCCACTCTTTGTCACCTGACTCAG GAGCGAGAGCGGGTTTGGGACACGTACAGCGgcctggagcaggagctgggcaCCTTGAGAGAGGCCCTGGAGTACCTGCTGCACCTCGGGTCCCCCCAG GACAGAACGTCTGCTCAGCAGCAGCTGTGGATGATGGAAGACACCCTGGCAGGTCTGGGGGGGCCCCAGAAACCACCCCAAAGCACTGAGCCTGACTCCCCATCTCCTGCACTCCAAGGCGAGGAGTCTTCAGAGAGAGAG AGTCTGCCTGAGTCCTTGGAACTGAGCTCACCCCAGTCCCCAGAGGCCGACTGGGGGCGGCCCCCCGGGGGGCACAGAGGCCCTGCCAGCCCTCGCTCAG GTGTTGGATCTCCCGGGAtctcccaggcttccagccccGAGGGtcgctgccctccctccccacagccaggagCCAAG cctGGCCTGGGACACGCCGGAGCCCAGAAATGGCTCAGAAGCTCCGGGTCCTGGAGCAG TTCGAGGAACACCACCCCTTATATTCCCATGTCCGAAGGTCATCGGGAGCGAGTCCTCAGCCTCTCTCAAGCTCTGGCCACCGAGGCCTCGCAGTGGCACCGAATGAtgacag GTGGAAACTTGGACTCCGGAGGCGAACCTCTTCCCCCGGTGCCGCCGCCTCCGTCAAACCCCAAGCCCCCGCTGCCCTCGCCCCCACGATCTCCTCCGGTGGCCAATGCCCGCTCCCCCGGGTTCTCCCGCCGGGGCAGCGGGCGTGGCGCCGGCCCCGCCTCCTGGGCGCCCACGTGGGACTCGGGGACGGGCCCTCCCGCCCTGACCCAGGACGAGGGGGCGTGGCCTCTGCGCGTCACTCTGCTGCAGTCCAGCTTCTGA
- the PLEKHA4 gene encoding pleckstrin homology domain-containing family A member 4 isoform X1, with the protein MEEGRPRSSLSLASSASTISSLSSLSTKKPTRAVSKVHAFGKRGNALRRDPNLPVHIRGWLHKQDSSGLRLWKRRWFVLSGHCLFYYKDSREESVLGSVLLPSYSVRPDGPGAPRGRRFTFTAEHPGMRTYVLAADTLEDLRGWIRALGRASRAEGDDGGRPRSPTRPQPGEGPGGPGGPPEANTGDEGPSLESPQGARLSRERGRPGLLTPTSHADLQSGPGMQRTRSPDLFTPLSRPPSPLSLPRPRSAPARRPPPSSSGDTPLPARPHTPLSRIDVRPPAEWGPQRQALARPPTPRRGPSSEPGGGRRPRSPQPWHQEARTQAPSGSSTYIQLPPRSPGTRASMVLLPGPPLDSSFHQSLETDTLLTKLCGQDRLLKRLQEEIDQRQEEKEQLEAALELTRQQLGQAAREAAAPPRAWGRQRLLQDRLVSVRATLCHLTQERERVWDTYSGLEQELGTLREALEYLLHLGSPQDRTSAQQQLWMMEDTLAGLGGPQKPPQSTEPDSPSPALQGEESSERESLPESLELSSPQSPEADWGRPPGGHRGPASPRSGVGSPGISQASSPEGRCPPSPQPGAKPPQARPRMSAQEQLERIRRNQECGRPLPRPASPRLLTLGRTLSPARCQPEVEQRPGLGHAGAQKWLRSSGSWSSSRNTTPYIPMSEGHRERVLSLSQALATEASQWHRMMTGGNLDSGGEPLPPVPPPPSNPKPPLPSPPRSPPVANARSPGFSRRGSGRGAGPASWAPTWDSGTGPPALTQDEGAWPLRVTLLQSSF; encoded by the exons ATGGAGGAGGGCCGGCCTCGGAGcagcctcagcctggccagcagcgCCTCTACCATCTCCTCGCTCAGCAGCCTGAGCACCAAG AAGCCCACCCGGGCAGTAAGCAAGGTGCACGCGTTCGGGAAGAGAGGCAATGCGCTCAGAAGGGACCCCAACCTCCCGGTGCACATCCGAGGCTGGCTGCATAAGCAG gaCAGCTCCGGGCTCCGGCTCTGGAAACGCCGCTGGTTCGTTCTCTCTGGCCATTGCCTCTTCTACTACAAGG ACAGCCGCGAGGAGAGCGTCCTGGGCAGCGTTCTGCTCCCCAGCTACAGCGTCCGGCCCGATGGGCCCGGAGCTCCCCGGGGCCGGCGCTTCACCTTCACC GCGGAGCATCCTGGCATGAGGACCTACGTCCTGGCGGCGGACACGCTGGAGGACCTGCGCGGATGGATACGCGCGCTGGGCAGGGCCTCCCGCGCGGAGGGAGATGATGG TGGGCGACCCAGGTCACCCACACGCCCCCAGCCTGGGGAGGGCCCTGGCGGCCCCGGCGGCCCTCCGGAGGCGAACACGGGGGACGAGGGGCCCAGCTTAGAATCGCCGCAAGGCGCTCGGCTTTCCAGAGAGCGTGGCCGCCCCGGGCTGCTCACTCCCACTTCCCACGCCGACCTCCAATCTGGGCCCGGGATGCAGAGGACGAGGAGCCCCGA ccTGTTCACACCCCTCTCTCGCCCGCCCTCCCCGCTGAGCCTCCCCCGGCCCCGGTCGGCCCCTGCccgcaggccccctccctcctcctcggGGGACACCCCACTCCCTGCCAGACCCCATACCCCACTGAGTCGCATCGACGTGCGCCCTCCCGCGGAATGGGGCCCCCAGCGCCAGGCCCTTGCCCGGCCTCCCACTCCCCGCCGAGGACCGTCCTCCGAGCCGGGGGGAGGAAGGCGCCCCCggagcccccagccctggcatcaGGAGGCCAGGACGCAG GCCCCCTCTGGCTCCTCCACTTATATCCAGCTGCCCCCAAGATCTCCTGGGACTCGGGCTTCCATGGTTTTATTG ccGGGCCCTCCCCTGGACTCATCCTTCCACCAAAGCTTGGAGACAGAT ACCCTGCTGACCAAGTTGTGTGGGCAGGACCGGCTCCTGAAGAGGCTGCAGGAGGAGATAGACCAGAGACAGGAGGAGAAG GAGCAGCTAGAAGCAGCCCTGGAGCTGACCAGGCAGCAGCTGGGCCAAGCAGCCAGGGAGGCTGCGGCTCCCCCGCGGGCCTGGGGGCGCCAGCGCCTCCTGCAGGACAGACTGGTCAGTGTGAGGGCCACTCTTTGTCACCTGACTCAG GAGCGAGAGCGGGTTTGGGACACGTACAGCGgcctggagcaggagctgggcaCCTTGAGAGAGGCCCTGGAGTACCTGCTGCACCTCGGGTCCCCCCAG GACAGAACGTCTGCTCAGCAGCAGCTGTGGATGATGGAAGACACCCTGGCAGGTCTGGGGGGGCCCCAGAAACCACCCCAAAGCACTGAGCCTGACTCCCCATCTCCTGCACTCCAAGGCGAGGAGTCTTCAGAGAGAGAG AGTCTGCCTGAGTCCTTGGAACTGAGCTCACCCCAGTCCCCAGAGGCCGACTGGGGGCGGCCCCCCGGGGGGCACAGAGGCCCTGCCAGCCCTCGCTCAG GTGTTGGATCTCCCGGGAtctcccaggcttccagccccGAGGGtcgctgccctccctccccacagccaggagCCAAG CCCCCCCAGGCCCGGCCCCGGATGAGTGCTCAGGAGCAGCTGGAGAGGATCCGGAGGAACCAGGAGTGCGGACGGCCTCTCCCTCGCCCCGCTTCTCCGCGGCTCCTCACTCTGGGGAGGACCCTGTCCCCCGCACGATGCCAGCCTGAGGTGGAGCAAAgg cctGGCCTGGGACACGCCGGAGCCCAGAAATGGCTCAGAAGCTCCGGGTCCTGGAGCAG TTCGAGGAACACCACCCCTTATATTCCCATGTCCGAAGGTCATCGGGAGCGAGTCCTCAGCCTCTCTCAAGCTCTGGCCACCGAGGCCTCGCAGTGGCACCGAATGAtgacag GTGGAAACTTGGACTCCGGAGGCGAACCTCTTCCCCCGGTGCCGCCGCCTCCGTCAAACCCCAAGCCCCCGCTGCCCTCGCCCCCACGATCTCCTCCGGTGGCCAATGCCCGCTCCCCCGGGTTCTCCCGCCGGGGCAGCGGGCGTGGCGCCGGCCCCGCCTCCTGGGCGCCCACGTGGGACTCGGGGACGGGCCCTCCCGCCCTGACCCAGGACGAGGGGGCGTGGCCTCTGCGCGTCACTCTGCTGCAGTCCAGCTTCTGA